A window of Reinekea marina contains these coding sequences:
- the pth gene encoding aminoacyl-tRNA hydrolase gives MKDSIQLVVGLGNPGAQYENTRHNAGFDYIDALARKYGGSWKFESKYGAEICSVLINANKIWLIKPMSFMNRSGQAVGAFSNFYKIPVENILVAHDELDIEPGTARFKQGGGHGGHNGLRDIIAALANNRNFYRLRLGIGHPGHAKEVADFVLSKAPVDDRISLERAYDCAIEQTELAFAGNWSKAMNNLHSFKPE, from the coding sequence ATGAAAGATTCAATTCAATTGGTTGTCGGCCTCGGAAACCCGGGCGCACAATATGAGAATACTCGCCACAATGCAGGCTTTGATTATATCGATGCACTTGCCCGTAAATACGGCGGCAGCTGGAAATTCGAGTCTAAATATGGCGCAGAAATTTGTTCAGTATTAATTAATGCCAACAAAATTTGGTTGATAAAACCCATGAGTTTTATGAATCGCAGCGGCCAAGCCGTTGGCGCGTTTTCTAACTTTTATAAAATCCCAGTAGAAAACATCTTAGTCGCTCACGACGAGCTAGATATTGAACCAGGCACCGCAAGATTTAAGCAAGGCGGCGGTCATGGTGGACACAATGGTCTGCGAGATATTATTGCTGCGCTGGCCAATAATCGTAACTTTTATCGATTACGATTAGGCATTGGTCACCCAGGTCACGCAAAAGAAGTGGCCGATTTTGTCTTATCGAAAGCGCCAGTAGACGATAGAATTAGCTTGGAACGCGCATACGATTGCGCAATAGAACAAACAGAACTCGCTTTTGCCGGAAACTGGTCAAAAGCTATGAACAATCTACACAGCTTTAAACCTGAATAA
- a CDS encoding 50S ribosomal protein L25/general stress protein Ctc, translating into MSTFEINATVRTETGKGASRRLRRENKVPGVIYGGAKNRKPASLTLELKELVKALENEAFYSQVLTVNVDGKEEQAVLIDLQRHPATDFPVHIDFERVTKSSVVRKRVPLHFLNEAPIVKAGNKVQHVATEVEVSCKIGDLPQFIEVDLAGLEPGQVVHLSELKLSKGITLVELNKGESHDMPVVSIMKPAGVSEDEDETTEEGDAE; encoded by the coding sequence ATGTCTACTTTTGAAATTAATGCCACCGTACGTACGGAAACAGGGAAAGGTGCGAGCCGCCGCCTGCGTCGTGAAAATAAAGTACCTGGCGTAATTTATGGCGGTGCAAAAAACCGTAAGCCTGCTAGCTTAACTCTAGAGCTTAAAGAACTGGTTAAAGCACTTGAAAACGAAGCGTTCTATTCACAAGTACTGACTGTGAATGTCGATGGTAAAGAAGAGCAAGCTGTTCTGATCGACCTACAACGTCACCCAGCAACTGACTTCCCTGTTCACATCGATTTTGAGCGTGTAACTAAGTCATCTGTTGTTCGTAAGCGCGTACCTCTACACTTCTTAAACGAAGCACCAATCGTTAAAGCTGGTAACAAGGTTCAACACGTTGCAACTGAAGTTGAAGTATCCTGTAAGATCGGTGATCTACCACAGTTCATCGAAGTTGATCTTGCTGGTTTAGAGCCAGGGCAAGTAGTTCACTTGTCTGAACTGAAACTTTCTAAAGGCATTACTTTGGTAGAATTAAACAAAGGCGAATCTCACGATATGCCAGTTGTTTCTATCATGAAGCCTGCAGGCGTTTCTGAAGATGAAGATGAAACGACTGAAGAAGGTGACGCTGAGTAA
- a CDS encoding ribose-phosphate pyrophosphokinase produces MSKMMVFSGNANPTLAQSVVDRLGIPLGDVEVSKFSDGEVAIEVTDNVRGADVFIIQPTCQPTNDNLMEILFMADALKRASAGRITAVIPYFGYARQDRRPRSSRTPISSKAVADMLTVVGIDRILTVDLHAEQIQGFFNIPVDNIYGSPILLDDIQKQNYQDMVVVSPDVGGVVRARAIAKQLGADLAIIDKRRPKANELEIMNIIGDVSGRTCILVDDMVDTAGTLCQAAEALIEFGATKVVAYATHPVLSGPAVQRITDSSIELVVSDTIPLSPEAQSCDSIRQLSMAGILAEAMRRVSNEESISAMFR; encoded by the coding sequence GTGTCAAAAATGATGGTTTTCAGCGGTAATGCGAACCCTACTCTCGCCCAAAGTGTCGTCGATCGCTTAGGTATACCGCTCGGTGACGTTGAAGTCAGTAAGTTCAGCGATGGTGAAGTTGCCATTGAAGTTACTGATAATGTTCGAGGCGCTGATGTATTCATTATCCAGCCAACCTGTCAGCCAACAAATGATAACCTCATGGAAATACTTTTCATGGCCGATGCACTAAAGCGTGCCTCGGCTGGACGAATCACGGCCGTTATCCCCTACTTTGGTTATGCTCGCCAAGATCGACGCCCTAGAAGTTCGCGCACGCCGATTTCTTCAAAAGCGGTTGCCGACATGTTAACGGTTGTTGGTATAGACAGAATACTCACGGTCGATTTACACGCTGAACAAATCCAAGGCTTTTTTAACATCCCCGTAGACAACATCTATGGCTCTCCTATTTTGCTTGATGACATTCAAAAGCAGAATTACCAAGATATGGTCGTGGTTTCTCCTGACGTAGGTGGTGTAGTTCGCGCACGAGCCATCGCAAAACAGCTCGGTGCTGACCTTGCCATCATCGATAAAAGACGCCCAAAGGCCAATGAACTTGAAATCATGAACATCATTGGTGATGTGAGTGGCCGCACCTGCATACTGGTCGACGACATGGTGGATACCGCCGGCACACTTTGCCAAGCCGCCGAAGCGCTTATTGAGTTCGGCGCCACCAAAGTGGTTGCTTACGCCACTCACCCAGTACTGAGCGGCCCAGCCGTACAACGAATTACAGATTCTTCTATCGAATTAGTCGTATCGGATACGATTCCGCTCTCGCCTGAAGCGCAAAGCTGTGATAGTATCCGCCAGCTTTCGATGGCAGGCATCCTTGCAGAAGCGATGCGCCGCGTAAGCAACGAAGAGTCAATCAGTGCAATGTTCCGATAA
- the ispE gene encoding 4-(cytidine 5'-diphospho)-2-C-methyl-D-erythritol kinase, which yields MPLTVSAPAKLNLFLHIVGRTSNGYHQLQSIFQLVDLHDELSLSLHTQNSIEFSCSDPEIESPDNLVVKAAKALQKHCQLTVGARIHLNKKLPMGGGIGGGSSDAASALLALNHLWQCQLTIDELADIGLSLGADIPVFIRGRSAWAEGVGEQLTPVALPEKWYVIIHPKVHVSTALLFAHPELTRDTAKSTIRTDLAALGHNDFEPLVRKLHPDIDDIFNACLPIAEAKLTGSGSCIFIATDSESAANIVKAKLNQTNPELTTYIAKGLDSSPVHNQLNIQT from the coding sequence ATGCCGCTTACTGTCAGCGCTCCAGCTAAGTTAAATCTATTTCTTCATATCGTCGGGCGAACGTCCAACGGGTATCATCAGTTACAAAGTATTTTCCAATTAGTTGATCTACACGATGAACTGAGTTTGAGCCTGCACACACAAAACTCAATTGAATTTAGCTGTTCAGATCCAGAGATCGAATCACCCGATAATTTAGTAGTTAAAGCGGCAAAAGCGCTGCAAAAACACTGTCAACTAACGGTAGGCGCTCGTATTCATCTCAATAAAAAGCTGCCTATGGGTGGTGGTATCGGTGGGGGCAGCTCAGATGCGGCCAGCGCATTATTAGCCTTAAATCATCTTTGGCAGTGCCAACTAACCATTGACGAACTCGCTGATATTGGCTTGTCATTAGGCGCGGATATCCCAGTGTTTATTCGTGGCCGAAGCGCTTGGGCCGAAGGCGTTGGTGAGCAATTGACGCCCGTTGCTCTCCCCGAAAAATGGTACGTCATAATTCACCCTAAGGTGCATGTTTCAACGGCACTGTTGTTTGCTCATCCAGAATTGACACGGGATACCGCGAAGAGCACAATACGCACCGATTTAGCGGCACTCGGACACAATGATTTTGAACCGCTAGTCAGAAAGCTGCATCCTGATATAGATGATATTTTCAACGCTTGCCTTCCAATCGCAGAGGCGAAGCTCACTGGATCAGGATCTTGTATTTTTATTGCAACCGACTCAGAATCAGCAGCCAATATCGTGAAAGCAAAACTGAATCAAACAAACCCAGAATTAACGACCTATATAGCAAAGGGCCTCGACTCCTCGCCCGTTCACAACCAATTAAATATACAAACGTAA
- the lolB gene encoding lipoprotein insertase outer membrane protein LolB, translating to MNNLVTRFAAMTLSLVLVGCASFSNLSHDENIDWAFKGKMAVKNSVEASSFNVIWRQEASAFDIELSGPLGQGRINVYGDHASATLVQGKDQWTANSLEDLLWDLQQISLPLDYLRYWVRALPKPNEPYKQQLNETSGFINELTQAGWTVQYSRYQDSPPFMPTKLSFSREDRSGKLVIREWSLLQ from the coding sequence ATGAATAACCTAGTTACTCGCTTTGCTGCAATGACATTGAGTTTAGTGTTGGTTGGCTGTGCTAGCTTTTCCAACCTATCCCACGATGAAAATATCGATTGGGCGTTCAAAGGCAAAATGGCGGTTAAAAATAGTGTCGAGGCCAGCAGCTTTAACGTTATCTGGCGCCAGGAAGCCAGTGCATTTGATATCGAACTGAGCGGCCCTCTCGGTCAAGGCCGCATAAATGTATACGGCGACCATGCGTCTGCCACATTGGTGCAAGGCAAAGACCAATGGACAGCCAATAGTTTGGAAGACCTATTGTGGGACCTACAACAAATCTCTCTACCGCTGGACTATTTAAGGTATTGGGTTAGGGCTTTACCTAAACCGAATGAACCATATAAACAGCAACTAAATGAAACAAGCGGCTTCATAAACGAGTTAACACAGGCCGGCTGGACGGTTCAGTACTCTCGATACCAAGATAGTCCACCATTTATGCCCACAAAACTCAGTTTTTCTAGAGAAGATCGCAGCGGAAAGCTCGTCATTCGGGAGTGGAGCTTGTTACAATAG